One genomic segment of Bacteroidales bacterium includes these proteins:
- a CDS encoding helix-turn-helix domain-containing protein, producing MIDKISLTNDQLELLTDMLADKVVLRISHPNEQPDITPSNQEDVLFKSLKEIADYYDCCYQTISNNLGKIKHIKIGNSIKIYRSDFEAAMTREGFLSKKKGGVK from the coding sequence ATGATTGACAAAATAAGCCTGACAAATGACCAGCTTGAGCTATTGACAGATATGCTCGCTGACAAAGTAGTGCTGAGAATCTCGCACCCTAATGAACAACCTGACATAACCCCTTCTAATCAAGAAGATGTTTTGTTCAAGAGCCTCAAGGAAATAGCCGATTATTATGATTGCTGTTACCAGACTATCTCCAATAACTTGGGGAAAATCAAGCATATCAAAATTGGCAATTCAATAAAAATTTATCGAAGCGATTTCGAAGCAGCAATGACTCGGGAAGGATTTCTTTCGAAGAAGAAGGGGGGTGTAAAATGA